A single genomic interval of Acidovorax sp. 1608163 harbors:
- the rsmB gene encoding 16S rRNA (cytosine(967)-C(5))-methyltransferase RsmB — protein sequence MPKAPALSAQGGASGASVPVPLWQQLTAVAQALQAIRGGQSGTAAVDAVEPRLRPGVQALLFQVLRQLGRADALRSQLVARKPPPAADALLCTALALAWDPQAAPYEPFTLVNQAVESAKRGQATRGQASFINACLRRFLRERDALVAATDADPAARWNHPAWWIRRVQQDYPSDWERILQANNAHAPMALRVNQQKCTLAQYQKALAAINLVASEVGGYGLELAQPMPVQALPGFADGWVSVQDTAAQQAAPLLLQGLDLTQPLRVLDACAAPGGKTAHLLEQAPAGAALQVTALEVDAARSERIHGTLARLGLSAQVLVADAARPQDWWASQCGGQPFDAILLDAPCTASGIVRRHPDVRWLRRESDVAQLAQLQARILAALWPLLKPGGRLLYCTCSVFKTEGDVQMQTFLTHNTDARLLPSPGHLIPRIGDKAGAVPDNPLGDHDGFFYALLQKSAQ from the coding sequence CTGCCTAAAGCCCCCGCTTTGTCCGCACAAGGAGGGGCCTCTGGCGCAAGCGTGCCTGTGCCTCTGTGGCAGCAGCTGACGGCCGTGGCCCAGGCGCTGCAGGCCATACGCGGTGGGCAATCGGGAACGGCGGCGGTGGATGCGGTGGAGCCCCGTCTGCGCCCCGGCGTGCAGGCGCTGCTGTTTCAGGTGCTGCGCCAGTTGGGGCGGGCCGATGCCCTGCGCAGCCAACTGGTGGCCCGCAAGCCCCCACCGGCCGCCGATGCGCTGCTGTGCACCGCCTTGGCCCTGGCCTGGGACCCGCAGGCGGCACCGTACGAGCCTTTCACCCTGGTCAACCAAGCGGTAGAGTCTGCCAAGCGTGGGCAGGCCACGCGGGGCCAGGCTTCGTTCATCAACGCCTGCCTGCGCCGCTTTCTGCGCGAGCGCGATGCCCTGGTGGCCGCCACCGATGCCGATCCCGCGGCCCGTTGGAATCACCCGGCTTGGTGGATTCGGCGGGTGCAGCAGGATTACCCCAGCGACTGGGAACGCATCCTGCAAGCCAACAATGCCCACGCACCCATGGCTTTGCGCGTTAATCAACAAAAATGCACGCTAGCGCAGTATCAAAAAGCGCTAGCAGCTATTAATTTGGTAGCAAGCGAGGTGGGCGGCTATGGGCTGGAGCTGGCCCAGCCGATGCCTGTGCAGGCTTTGCCGGGCTTTGCCGACGGCTGGGTGTCTGTGCAAGATACAGCCGCACAGCAGGCGGCGCCTTTACTGCTGCAGGGGCTGGATTTGACGCAGCCCCTGCGGGTGCTGGACGCTTGCGCCGCACCGGGAGGTAAAACCGCGCATTTGCTTGAGCAGGCCCCTGCCGGTGCTGCTCTGCAGGTCACGGCGCTGGAGGTGGATGCCGCCCGCAGCGAGCGCATCCATGGCACGCTGGCCCGTTTGGGGTTGTCGGCCCAGGTGCTGGTGGCCGACGCGGCCCGGCCGCAGGACTGGTGGGCGTCGCAGTGCGGTGGGCAGCCCTTTGATGCCATCTTGCTGGATGCGCCGTGCACCGCCTCGGGCATTGTGCGCCGCCACCCGGATGTACGCTGGCTGCGCCGCGAGTCGGATGTGGCCCAGTTGGCGCAGTTGCAGGCACGCATCCTGGCCGCGCTGTGGCCCCTGCTCAAGCCCGGTGGGCGCCTGTTGTACTGCACCTGTTCGGTCTTCAAGACCGAGGGCGATGTGCAGATGCAAACGTTTCTTACACACAACACCGACGCACGATTGCTACCCTCACCGGGTCATTTAATTCCCCGAATCGGGGACAAGGCTGGGGCTGTCCCGGACAATCCATTGGGTGATCACGACGGATTTTTTTACGCTCTGTTGCAAAAATCAGCACAATGA
- a CDS encoding DUF4390 domain-containing protein, giving the protein MAQSDAPEAPGLRVERADDALYLAASLNFSLPDLAEDALNKGIPMFFVMEAQVLRDRWYWSDRVVAEATRYMRLTYQPLTRRWRLNTSTVPFTNSGLGVVLGQNFDDLDEALSAMRRVSRWRIGNADAIDPDAAHTVQLRFRLDMSQLPRPLQIGAVGRSDWNLLVSRNQRIAPHALP; this is encoded by the coding sequence ATGGCGCAGTCCGATGCACCGGAGGCCCCTGGCCTGCGCGTAGAGCGCGCCGATGACGCGCTGTATTTGGCCGCGTCCTTGAACTTCAGTTTGCCGGACTTGGCCGAGGACGCCCTGAACAAAGGGATTCCCATGTTCTTCGTGATGGAGGCCCAGGTGCTGCGCGACCGTTGGTACTGGTCAGACCGCGTGGTGGCTGAAGCCACACGCTACATGCGCCTCACTTACCAGCCGCTCACCCGCCGCTGGCGCCTGAACACCTCGACGGTGCCCTTCACCAACAGCGGCCTGGGGGTGGTGCTGGGGCAGAATTTTGATGATCTGGACGAGGCCCTCTCTGCCATGCGCCGGGTTTCGCGCTGGCGCATTGGCAATGCCGATGCGATCGACCCTGATGCCGCGCACACCGTACAGCTGCGCTTTCGGCTCGACATGTCTCAGCTGCCCCGCCCCCTGCAGATTGGGGCCGTGGGCCGCTCAGACTGGAATCTGCTGGTGTCCCGTAACCAGCGCATCGCGCCCCACGCTCTGCCATGA